A portion of the Sabethes cyaneus chromosome 3, idSabCyanKW18_F2, whole genome shotgun sequence genome contains these proteins:
- the LOC128743299 gene encoding zinc finger protein 26-like, with translation MNRICALCSKNEITLDIVKKSAESLETTFECMISIFNFQTEQKLPKCCCQQCFKDLRTAYFFYCRIMQSLKNMTMPSTFSEITTKDQDYQYKIYNSSHQADIAPLQHNNHTSDPQNIHCRFCNKKFKTVRGLEQHMFYCNHTDSNKCLRCHLCRQDFKSKANYKNHMRHHQDFICRLCNRGWITDAHLLEHVKNAHTDQLFQCVKCTKTEKMRKTLNRHLGLAHGVSASEVYCGHCSTELPFDNIIALNKHIHHEHKHLEQPSLMCNELLSVSLFPKELESGLEIDNEYAKPRQVENQEIFLRNFNLLRTNLEDKHEIRTNALNHNKMILEEFLDEAFENDQIWTKYIEGGEEYLIDNYDFYLEGNTTRILKKYKCPMCDDGFDKQHNLTAHLAKIHDIACLICNDCGASFNKISEYKNHRQDHLKENARFRENIIPEAEEALSLVKHEEKTYEIQETTNSYSFRCRLCDRRFIKKCNLEKHHCSYNNTNFPNCNETYKPSHSEEDADIPESLFCTLCDKKFKSISGLKYHLKRHTDIKAFSCLYCNKKFTANSNLNAHIRNVHSEQKNHVCKDCNMRFAGKDHLTKHIRFIHRLERNFQCSECPKKYFQKSHLNDHVAATHMGFKAFSCEICTTFYSCRGSLRRHMIKSHKVV, from the exons atgaACAGAATTTGTGCGTTGTGTTCCAAAAATGAGATTACTTTAGATATTGTGAAAAAATCGGCGGAATCACTTGAAACTACCTTTGAATGCATGATCAGTATTTTCAACTTTCAGACG GAGCAGAAATTACCGAAATGTTGTTGTCAACAGTGTTTCAAAGATCTACGAACTGCTTACTTTTTCTACTGCCGAATTATGCAGTCGTTAAAAAATATGACCATGCCATCGACTTTTTCGGAGATAACGACAAAAGATCAGGATTACCAATACAAAATTTACAACTCAAGTCACCAAGCTGATATCGCTCCTTTGCAACATAACAACCATACAAGCGATCCTCAAAATATCCACTGTAGGTTTTGTAATAAGAAATTCAAAACAGTAAGAGGACTGGAACAACATATGTTTTATTGTAATCATACGGATAGCAACAAATGCTTACGATGTCATCTCTGTAGGCAAGATTTTAAATCAAAAGCAAATTACAAAAATCATATGAGGCATCATCAGGACTTCATATGCCGATTGTGTAACCGAGGTTGGATCACGGATGCACACCTACTGGAACATGTTAAAAATGCGCACACTGATCAACTTTTCCAGTGTGTAAAAtgtacaaaaacagaaaaaatgcgaaaaactttGAACAGACATCTAGGATTAGCACACGGAGTTTCCGCGTCCGAAGTTTACTGTGGCCATTGCTCAACTGAATTACCATTCGATAATATAATTGCATTGAATAAACACATTCACCATGAACACAAGCATTTAGAACAGCCAAGTTTAATGTGCAATGAATTGCTAAGCGTTTCACTGTTTCCCAAAGAATTAGAAAGCGGTTTAGAAATAGATAACGAGTACGCTAAACCAAGGCAAGTCGAAAATCAGGAAATATTTTTGCGCAATTTTAATCTCCTACGTACAAACCTAGAAGATAAACATGAGATACGGACTAACGCTTTGAACCATAACAAGATGATTCTCGAGGAATTTTTGGACGAAGCCTTTGAAAACGATCAAATATGGACAAAATATATCGAAGGCGGTGAAGAATATTTAATTGATAATTACGATTTTTATCTGGAAGGAAATACAACGCGTATTCTCAAAAAATACAAATGTCCTATGTGCGACGATGGTTTTGACAAACAGCATAATCTTACAGCGCACTTAGCTAAAATCCATGATATCGCATGTCTTATTTGCAATGACTGTGGTGCCagttttaataaaatttcagaATACAAAAACCATCGTCAAGATCATCTAAAGGAAAACGCACGTTTCAGGGAAAACATCATACCAGAAGCTGAAGAAGCACTTTCATTAGTAAAACACGAGGAAAAAActtatgaaattcaagaaacaaCAAACAGTTACAGTTTTCGTTGCAGACTCTGTGATAgaagatttataaaaaaatgtaaTCTAGAAAAGCATCATTGCTCTTATAACAATACCAATTTTCCTAACTGCAATGAAACCTATAAACCTTCACACTCCGAAGAAGATGCAGATATTCCAGAGAGTCTATTTTGCACGCTGTGTGATAAAAAGTTTAAGTCAATATCAGGATTGAAGTATCACCTAAAACGACACACAGATATCAAGGCGTTTTCTTGTTTATACTGCAACAAAAAGTTCACTGCTAATTCAAACCTTAATGCTCATATCCGTAACGTCCACAGCGAGCAGAAGAATCACGTTTGCAAAGATTGCAATATGCGATTTGCCGGCAAAGACCATTTGACTAAACATATTCGCTTCATACATCGTTTGGAACGTAATTTCCAGTGTTCTGAATGCCCaaagaaatattttcaaaaGTCTCACTTGAATGATCACGTAGCTGCAACGCATATGGGATTTAAAGCATTCAGCTGCGAAATATGTACCACTTTCTACAGTTGCCGGGGTTCACTCAGAAGGCACATGATTAAATCTCATAAAGTTGTATGA